A genomic region of Nitrospirota bacterium contains the following coding sequences:
- the fdhF gene encoding formate dehydrogenase subunit alpha yields MVTLKIDGKTVTVRKLSTILDAIRKLDIPIPTLCHHPALSPYGGCRLCLVEVNGIAKPVASCTTFAKDGMIVKTTSPTLEKLRKTTLELILSDHPKDCMVCERSGDCKLQELAYFYGLRENRFEGQRRIYTKRDANPFIERDMEKCILCGQCVRICEEVQGVSAIDFAYRGLNTKIAPPFDKDLKCEFCGQCVAVCPTGALTGKMWANKGRQNFKEVETICPYCGCGCNITLYIHRNEIIRVSSRENTINEGWLCAKGRFGYGFVNSPERLTKPLIRIAPKENPNGEVITSHFTTHTSLFREVSWDEAFEYVSKRLREIKENYGPDAIGGLASARCTNEENYLFQKFMRAVIGTNNVDHCARYUHSSSVAGLATVFGSGAMTNSIPEIEGHDVIFVIGSNTTETHPIIGLKMKKAIRKGAELIVADPRKIDLVRFSTLWLQHRPGTDVALINSIMHVMIKEDLIDKKFIEERTDGFESFKESLNHFTPEEGERITGVPKEKIIKAALLYGNAVRPGIYYTMGITQHTHGTENVFTIANLALISGNLGRESTGVNPLRGQNNVQGATDMGCIPDFYTGYQRVNIHGVRTKFEKAWGVNLSGKVGLTATEMIKEAILGNIKAMYIMGENPALSDPDLNHTLKALNNLDFLVVQDIFMTETAALADVILPSACFAEKDGTFTNTERRVQRVRKAIDPPGESKDDANIIIELAKRFGYKMNYTIIEEVFREAAELWPALAGITYGRISQKGIQWPCPTLDHPGTPYLFKGGFPRGKAVFTIVNYRPSEELPDEEYPFYLSTGRQLFQYHTGTMTRKIHAINAISPDAYIEIHPEDASNIGVFDGDMVRVSSRRGHIDIRVYTTDRLLKGTVFIPFHFKEAAANILTNNALDPIAKIPELKVCAVKIEAIKNFSV; encoded by the coding sequence ATGGTAACACTAAAAATAGACGGCAAAACAGTAACTGTGAGGAAACTTTCCACAATTCTCGATGCTATAAGGAAACTCGATATTCCTATTCCTACTCTGTGTCACCATCCTGCCCTTTCGCCTTATGGGGGATGTAGACTTTGTTTAGTCGAGGTAAATGGAATCGCTAAACCAGTTGCCTCCTGCACAACTTTTGCAAAAGATGGCATGATAGTTAAAACAACAAGCCCTACACTTGAAAAATTAAGAAAAACAACTCTTGAATTAATCCTTTCTGACCATCCTAAAGATTGCATGGTGTGTGAAAGGTCAGGAGATTGTAAACTTCAGGAATTAGCTTATTTTTATGGTTTAAGAGAAAACAGATTTGAGGGTCAAAGAAGAATTTATACAAAAAGGGATGCAAATCCTTTTATAGAAAGAGATATGGAAAAATGCATTCTGTGCGGGCAGTGTGTCCGTATTTGTGAAGAAGTTCAGGGGGTAAGCGCTATTGATTTTGCATATAGAGGGCTCAATACAAAAATTGCTCCTCCGTTTGATAAAGATCTTAAGTGTGAATTTTGTGGTCAATGTGTTGCAGTATGTCCTACAGGAGCCCTTACCGGTAAGATGTGGGCTAACAAAGGAAGACAGAATTTTAAAGAAGTTGAAACCATATGTCCTTATTGTGGATGTGGATGCAATATAACTTTGTATATCCACAGGAATGAAATCATAAGGGTATCATCAAGAGAAAACACTATTAATGAGGGATGGCTCTGTGCAAAGGGTAGATTTGGCTATGGGTTTGTCAACAGTCCTGAAAGACTTACAAAACCTCTCATTAGAATAGCCCCAAAAGAGAATCCGAATGGGGAGGTAATCACCTCACATTTCACAACTCACACCTCACTCTTTAGAGAGGTATCATGGGACGAAGCCTTCGAATACGTTTCAAAAAGGCTTAGAGAGATAAAAGAGAATTATGGGCCTGACGCAATAGGTGGCCTCGCTTCAGCCCGATGCACAAATGAAGAAAACTACCTATTTCAGAAGTTCATGAGAGCTGTAATCGGAACGAATAATGTTGACCATTGTGCGAGGTACTGACATAGTTCCTCAGTTGCCGGGCTGGCAACTGTATTTGGTTCAGGAGCAATGACAAATTCGATTCCTGAAATTGAGGGTCATGATGTAATCTTTGTTATAGGTTCGAACACAACTGAAACACATCCAATTATAGGACTGAAAATGAAGAAGGCTATTAGAAAAGGAGCGGAACTTATTGTTGCTGACCCAAGAAAAATCGACCTTGTAAGATTCTCAACATTATGGTTACAGCATAGGCCTGGAACTGATGTTGCGCTTATAAATTCAATAATGCACGTAATGATTAAAGAAGATTTAATTGATAAAAAGTTCATAGAAGAACGGACTGATGGTTTCGAAAGTTTTAAAGAATCTCTTAATCATTTTACTCCTGAAGAAGGCGAAAGAATCACAGGAGTTCCTAAAGAAAAAATTATAAAGGCAGCACTTCTTTATGGAAATGCAGTGAGGCCTGGAATTTATTATACAATGGGGATTACCCAACACACCCATGGAACAGAAAATGTATTTACAATAGCTAATCTTGCTTTAATAAGCGGTAATCTTGGAAGAGAAAGCACAGGCGTCAATCCACTCAGAGGTCAGAATAATGTCCAGGGAGCAACCGATATGGGTTGTATCCCTGATTTTTATACAGGTTACCAAAGAGTAAATATCCATGGTGTAAGAACTAAATTTGAAAAAGCATGGGGAGTAAATCTTTCCGGCAAGGTCGGCCTTACTGCTACTGAGATGATAAAAGAAGCGATTCTCGGAAATATAAAAGCGATGTATATCATGGGAGAAAATCCAGCTCTTAGCGACCCTGATTTGAATCATACATTGAAGGCGTTAAATAATCTTGACTTTCTTGTTGTCCAGGACATATTTATGACCGAAACGGCAGCTCTTGCTGATGTCATACTTCCATCTGCATGTTTTGCGGAAAAAGACGGGACATTTACGAATACAGAGAGAAGGGTTCAACGCGTCAGAAAGGCAATTGATCCGCCGGGTGAATCTAAAGATGATGCAAACATTATTATAGAATTAGCTAAGAGATTTGGATATAAAATGAACTATACAATCATTGAAGAAGTCTTTCGTGAAGCAGCAGAACTCTGGCCAGCTTTAGCTGGTATAACATATGGAAGAATTTCCCAAAAAGGCATTCAATGGCCATGCCCTACTCTTGATCATCCAGGAACACCATATCTGTTCAAAGGTGGTTTTCCGAGAGGGAAAGCTGTTTTTACAATTGTTAATTATAGACCATCTGAAGAACTACCTGATGAAGAATATCCGTTCTATCTATCGACAGGAAGACAGCTTTTCCAGTATCATACAGGTACTATGACAAGAAAGATCCACGCTATTAATGCTATATCTCCCGATGCGTACATAGAAATACATCCTGAAGATGCTTCCAATATTGGCGTATTTGATGGAGACATGGTAAGAGTGTCTTCAAGAAGGGGACATATTGATATCAGAGTTTATACAACAGATCGCTTATTAAAAGGCACTGTTTTTATACCCTTCCATTTCAAAGAAGCAGCGGCAAATATTCTCACAAATAATGCTCTCGACCCAATCGCAAAAATACCAGAATTGAAAGTTTGTGCAGTTAAGATAGAGGCAATTAAAAATTTTAGTGTTTAA